One Setaria viridis chromosome 5, Setaria_viridis_v4.0, whole genome shotgun sequence genomic region harbors:
- the LOC117855196 gene encoding uncharacterized protein, giving the protein MVFMAAVENDHHRGVKFAPPPSNSLAHAARPPPQPSSSRTRLHDFSFPTVSWGTHRLLRCSKNGPGSSPPPSAPDTPSPDKEKLHRPDGGAGAGAGGSLQRRRSSAQRPWNLRTRRSATAAPALPARSDGAEEEAVLAERAPAPAAEAKKRGFSVVLSKEEIAEDFVAIRGSRPPRRPKKRPRTVQRQLDLLYPGLSLADVTPGSYKIEER; this is encoded by the exons ATGGTCTTCATGGCCGCCGTCGAGAACGACCACCACCGCGGCGTGAAATTCGCTCCTCCCCCGTCGAATTCCCTGGCTcacgcggcgcggccgccgccgcagccgtcgtcgtcccgcACGCGCCTCCACGACTTCTCCTTCCCGACCGTCAGCTGGGGCACGCACCGCCTGCTCCGCTGCTCCAAGAACGGGCCCGGCTCGTCGCCCCCGCCCTCGGCCCCGGATACCCCGTCCCCGGACAAGGAGAAGCTCCACcgccccgacggcggcgcgggcgcgggcgcggggggctCGCTGCAGCGCCGTCGCTCCTCCGCCCAGCGGCCGTGGAACCtccgcacccgccgctccgccaccgccgcgccggcgcttccCGCGAGATCGGACGGCGCGGAAGAGGAGGCGGTGCTCGCGGAgcgcgcgcctgcgccggcggcggaggccaagAAGCGCGGGTTCTCCGTCGTGCTGTCCAAGGAGGAGATCGCGGAGGACTTCGTGGCGATTCGTGGGTCGCGGCCCCCTCGCCGGCCCAAGAAGCGCCCGCGCACGGTGCAGCGGCAGCTCGAC TTGCTGTACCCGGGATTGAGCCTCGCAGATGTGACGCCGGGCTCCTACAAGATCGAAGAG AGGTGA
- the LOC117855636 gene encoding uncharacterized protein, producing MAATADPRAKPPPAAPSRHLMKPWGAPPPPPPRAHRVPSLPEVAEGGGARDRRRSSSSHRRVGAGAVEEEPPCDGRLEDLRAKLMGHLRDAADRLRLPPAPPKPQHRSPSPEPEPEPQPPAAPLPPLEQQEAAAPAARPWNLRDRKCRRQTARGAAAALDASPAWEPAVEKARRPAADERAPFAVALTAEEVEEDVYALTGARPRRRPRKRPRVVQRQLDSLFPGLWLTEITADAYKVPDE from the exons ATGGCGGCGACCGCGGATCCGAGGGCcaagccgccgcccgcggcgccgtcgcggcACCTGATGAAGCCGTGGggggcgcctccgccgccgccgcctcgcgcccACCGCGTGCCTTCGCTCCCGGAGGTTGCcgagggaggcggcgcgcgcgatCGGCGTCGCTCCTCGTCGTCGCACCGACgtgtcggcgccggcgcggtggaggaggagccgccCTGCGACGGCCGGCTGGAAGATCTTCGGGCCAAGCTCATGGGCCACCtccgcgacgccgccgaccgcctccgtctgccgccggcgccaccgaaGCCGCAGcaccggtcgccgtcgccggagcccgAGCCCGAACCTCAGCCCCCGGCAGCGCCCCTCCCACCGCTTGAGCAGCAGGAGGCCGCGGCCCCAGCGGCCCGGCCGTGGAACCTGCGCGACCGGAAGTGCCGCCGGCAAACGGCACGTGGGGCGGCAGCGGCCCTCGACGCGTCGCCCGCGTGGGAGCCCGCGGTGGAGAAGGCGCGGCGGCCCGCGGCCGACGAGCGCGCGCCGTTCGCGGTGGCGCTGACggccgaggaggtggaggaggacgtgTACGCACTGaccggcgcccggccccggcggcgtCCCCGGAAGCGGCCGCGCGTCGTGCAGCGGCAGCTCGAT TCGCTGTTCCCGGGGCTGTGGCTGACCGAGATCACCGCCGACGCCTACAAGGTCCCCGACGAGTAG